A single Ancylothrix sp. D3o DNA region contains:
- the uca gene encoding urea carboxylase gives MFNKVLIANRGEIACRIIRTLDRLGIASVAIYSDADVHAKHVAAATEAVRIGAAAVAESYLQYQKILEVAKQTGAGAIHPGYGFLSENVEFAEACAKENIAFIGPTPEQIRQFGLKHTARALAAQNHVPLLPGTQLLETLEEAQKEANKIGYPVMLKSTAGGGGIGMQVCLKEQQLTDSFAKVQRLSQTNFKESGLFLEKYIQTARHIEVQIFGDGKGNVIALGERDCSTQRRNQKVIEETPAPEISQTLKQELYDAAVRLGKAVNYQSAGTVEFIFDVENQQFYFLEVNTRLQVEHGVTECVTGLDLVEWMLKQAAGELSLENYQNQSQGHSIQVRIYAEDAHKNFQPSSGLLSAVKYPENIRCDSWIEAGTEVTPYYDPLLAKIIVYAENRQAALEKLKTALDETQIAGIETNLDYLRQVLDDSNFIEAKLSTKLLNNFEYKPQTIDVLEGGTFTAIQDYPGRIGYWDIGVPPSGPIDHLAFRLANSILGNSEDAAGLECTVMGPVLRFNTSTEICLTGAPMKATLNGQPVPFWTVVSVPANSTLKLKSIQGHGYRTYLAVKNGFDVPEYLGSKATFTLGKFGGHAGRTLRTGDVLHLNKSQNQTTNSPVSLPPELIPQYTNEWEIGVIYGPHGAPDFFTEEDIQIFFSTRWTVHHNSARTGIRLIGPKPKWARSDGGEAGLHPSNIHDNAYAIGTIDFTGDMPIILGPDGPSLGGFVCPATIIQAELWKIGQLKPGDTVKFYRLNFEQALEQELAQDERIKTLKCPSNQKPVSTSLAPNHSPILHQIPQSENQIAVTYRPAGDKYLLVEYGPLILDLNLRFRVHGLMEWLKNNHVSGIIDLTPGIRSLQIHYDSRRLHLKDLLDSLINAEKQLAAIEDMEVPTRIVHLPLAWDDQSTRLAIEKYMQSVRNDAPWCPSNIEFIRRINGLDSIEQVKEIVFNASYLVLGLGDVYLGAPVATPIDPRQRLVTTKYNPARTWTPENAVGIGGAYMCIYGMEGPGGYQFVGRTLQVWNCHKETADFEAGKPWLLRFFDQIRFYPVSSEELLRYREDFLQGKHKLKIEEQTFSLRKYNEFLNSISSEIATFKAKQQAAFNSERERWEKAGEFTRQVEEPEAETTEAEINLPADCEAVVAHLSANVWQVLVKPGDIISEGDRLVILEAMKMEIAVTADSAGTVIEVYCTQGQTLTAGQILLAVKPS, from the coding sequence ATGTTCAACAAAGTTTTAATTGCCAATCGCGGCGAAATTGCCTGTCGAATTATTCGCACTCTCGACCGTTTAGGAATAGCTTCAGTTGCCATTTATTCGGATGCAGATGTTCATGCAAAGCACGTTGCTGCTGCAACCGAAGCTGTTAGAATTGGTGCAGCTGCGGTGGCAGAAAGCTATCTACAATATCAAAAAATATTAGAAGTTGCAAAACAAACTGGGGCCGGTGCAATTCACCCTGGCTATGGATTTTTAAGCGAAAACGTAGAATTTGCAGAAGCTTGTGCCAAAGAAAACATCGCATTTATTGGCCCTACTCCCGAACAAATCAGACAATTTGGATTAAAGCACACCGCCCGTGCCTTAGCAGCACAAAATCACGTCCCGTTATTACCAGGTACCCAACTTTTAGAAACCCTCGAAGAAGCCCAAAAAGAAGCCAATAAAATTGGTTATCCCGTCATGCTAAAAAGCACCGCCGGCGGGGGTGGAATTGGAATGCAAGTATGTTTAAAGGAACAACAACTAACAGATTCCTTTGCCAAAGTACAACGCCTCAGTCAAACAAACTTTAAAGAAAGTGGCTTATTTTTAGAAAAATATATTCAAACGGCCAGACATATAGAAGTGCAAATTTTTGGCGATGGAAAAGGCAATGTTATCGCTTTGGGAGAAAGAGATTGCTCAACTCAACGCCGCAATCAAAAAGTTATTGAAGAAACACCGGCCCCCGAAATCAGCCAAACTCTTAAACAAGAATTATATGATGCTGCTGTGCGTCTTGGCAAAGCCGTAAATTATCAATCCGCCGGCACCGTAGAATTTATTTTTGACGTCGAAAATCAACAGTTTTATTTCCTCGAAGTCAACACCCGTTTACAAGTAGAACACGGCGTTACAGAATGTGTCACCGGCCTTGATTTAGTGGAATGGATGCTCAAACAAGCAGCCGGAGAATTATCCTTAGAAAACTATCAAAATCAATCACAAGGGCATTCAATTCAAGTCCGAATTTATGCCGAAGATGCTCACAAAAACTTTCAACCCAGTAGCGGCTTATTAAGTGCAGTAAAATACCCCGAAAATATCCGCTGTGACAGTTGGATAGAAGCCGGCACCGAAGTCACCCCCTACTACGATCCATTGTTGGCAAAAATCATTGTTTATGCCGAAAATAGACAAGCAGCCCTGGAAAAACTCAAAACCGCATTAGACGAAACCCAAATAGCAGGAATCGAAACAAATTTAGATTATTTGCGGCAAGTTTTAGATGATTCTAACTTTATCGAAGCCAAACTTAGCACGAAGTTATTAAATAACTTTGAGTATAAACCCCAAACCATTGATGTCTTAGAAGGCGGAACTTTTACCGCAATTCAAGATTACCCCGGACGTATTGGATATTGGGATATTGGCGTACCTCCCTCCGGGCCAATAGATCATTTAGCATTCCGATTAGCTAACAGTATTCTAGGCAATTCTGAAGACGCTGCCGGCTTAGAATGTACCGTAATGGGGCCGGTTTTACGCTTCAATACCAGCACAGAAATTTGTTTAACAGGGGCACCCATGAAAGCCACCTTAAACGGGCAACCCGTACCCTTTTGGACAGTAGTTTCAGTGCCGGCCAATAGCACCCTAAAACTCAAAAGCATTCAAGGACATGGCTACCGAACTTATTTAGCAGTAAAAAACGGCTTTGACGTACCCGAATATCTCGGCAGCAAAGCCACATTTACCCTTGGAAAATTTGGCGGACACGCAGGCAGAACCCTCAGAACCGGCGACGTTTTACACCTCAACAAATCCCAAAATCAAACAACAAATTCCCCCGTTTCCTTACCCCCAGAATTAATACCCCAATATACAAACGAATGGGAAATAGGAGTTATTTACGGCCCGCATGGTGCGCCTGATTTCTTCACAGAAGAAGACATCCAAATATTTTTTTCAACCCGCTGGACAGTGCATCACAACTCAGCACGAACCGGCATACGTTTAATCGGGCCCAAACCAAAATGGGCACGTTCAGATGGTGGCGAAGCCGGCTTACATCCCTCCAACATTCACGACAACGCCTATGCTATTGGCACCATTGATTTCACCGGCGATATGCCAATTATTTTAGGCCCAGACGGGCCGAGTTTAGGCGGTTTTGTCTGTCCTGCTACTATTATTCAAGCCGAATTATGGAAAATTGGACAACTCAAACCAGGCGACACCGTTAAATTTTATCGCCTCAACTTTGAGCAAGCATTAGAACAAGAATTAGCCCAAGATGAACGAATCAAAACCCTAAAATGTCCCTCAAATCAAAAGCCGGTTTCCACTTCCCTTGCCCCAAATCATAGCCCCATTCTTCATCAAATCCCCCAATCAGAAAACCAAATCGCCGTCACCTACCGGCCCGCAGGAGATAAATATCTCTTAGTAGAATATGGCCCCCTGATTCTTGATTTAAATTTGCGTTTCCGAGTGCATGGATTAATGGAATGGTTAAAAAACAACCACGTCTCCGGAATCATTGATTTAACGCCCGGAATTCGGTCACTACAAATACATTATGACAGCCGAAGATTGCATCTTAAAGACCTACTTGATAGCTTAATTAACGCCGAAAAACAACTAGCCGCCATTGAAGACATGGAAGTGCCGACGCGCATTGTCCATTTACCCCTAGCCTGGGACGATCAATCAACACGATTAGCTATTGAAAAATATATGCAATCTGTGCGGAATGATGCCCCTTGGTGTCCCAGCAATATTGAATTTATTCGCCGCATAAATGGACTAGATAGCATTGAACAAGTCAAAGAAATTGTCTTTAATGCTAGTTATTTAGTCCTGGGATTAGGTGATGTTTATTTAGGGGCACCGGTGGCAACACCCATCGATCCGCGTCAACGTTTAGTTACCACAAAATACAACCCTGCGCGCACTTGGACACCCGAAAATGCTGTCGGAATTGGTGGCGCTTATATGTGCATTTATGGCATGGAAGGGCCCGGTGGTTATCAATTTGTGGGCCGCACTTTGCAAGTTTGGAATTGCCATAAAGAAACCGCAGATTTTGAAGCAGGAAAGCCCTGGTTATTGCGATTTTTTGACCAAATTCGCTTTTATCCAGTTTCCTCCGAAGAATTATTACGCTATCGAGAAGATTTCCTCCAAGGCAAACACAAACTCAAAATAGAAGAACAAACCTTTAGCCTCAGAAAATATAACGAGTTTCTAAATTCAATTTCCTCAGAAATTGCCACTTTCAAAGCCAAACAACAAGCCGCATTTAACAGCGAAAGAGAACGCTGGGAAAAAGCCGGTGAATTTACCCGCCAAGTAGAAGAACCAGAAGCAGAAACCACAGAAGCAGAAATTAACTTGCCGGCTGATTGTGAAGCAGTAGTGGCGCATCTTTCCGCCAATGTTTGGCAAGTTTTAGTTAAACCAGGAGACATTATTTCTGAAGGAGATCGTTTAGTAATTTTGGAAGCAATGAAAATGGAAATAGCCGTCACTGCGGATAGCGCCGGCACCGTAATAGAAGTATATTGTACCCAAGGGCAAACCCTAACCGCCGGCCAAATATTATTAGCCGTAAAACCTTCCTAA